A single genomic interval of Stieleria maiorica harbors:
- a CDS encoding DUF1559 domain-containing protein, which yields MSSIRRAFTLVELLVVIAIIGILVGLAAPALQAMRESSRRAICQSRLTPIGMAMQSYHDRWQHFPVGTVADSGPVVSEAEGDHHNWIGRLLDLLDQPVIASQIDRSVSIYATANEPVLQLAYPGVKCPSAGHFPANASSYVGLHHPSEKAIDETDHGVFVLNLQISRDDVPDGLSNTAFVSEKLISVDDLGWLSGTRATLRNVGGGIETSEDLFGELPPMAVGSIGSRHPAGVHVLFGSGEIRFQSDQTDHRVLEQMVDRRDGGLPMQFQTLDQQRRASAQ from the coding sequence ATGTCTTCCATCCGTCGTGCATTCACCTTGGTCGAGCTGTTGGTTGTCATCGCGATCATCGGAATCCTGGTCGGGTTGGCCGCGCCGGCATTGCAAGCGATGCGAGAATCGTCGCGGCGGGCGATTTGTCAATCACGGCTGACACCGATCGGCATGGCGATGCAAAGTTATCACGATCGTTGGCAGCATTTCCCGGTCGGTACGGTGGCGGATTCAGGTCCGGTTGTCAGTGAAGCGGAGGGGGACCACCACAACTGGATCGGGCGGTTGTTGGACTTGCTGGACCAGCCGGTGATCGCGTCGCAGATCGATCGGTCGGTCAGCATTTACGCGACCGCCAACGAACCGGTCTTGCAACTCGCCTACCCCGGGGTCAAATGCCCTTCGGCCGGTCATTTTCCGGCCAACGCCAGCAGCTATGTCGGACTGCATCATCCGAGCGAAAAGGCGATCGATGAAACCGACCACGGTGTGTTCGTGTTGAATCTGCAGATCAGCCGCGACGACGTCCCAGATGGCCTGTCCAACACGGCGTTCGTTTCAGAAAAGTTGATTTCCGTCGATGACCTCGGGTGGCTCAGTGGGACACGTGCGACGCTGCGAAACGTCGGTGGCGGGATCGAGACGTCGGAGGATCTGTTCGGCGAGTTGCCCCCAATGGCGGTCGGATCCATCGGCAGCCGACACCCCGCCGGCGTGCATGTACTGTTTGGTTCCGGCGAAATCCGCTTCCAGTCGGATCAAACTGACCATCGCGTCTTAGAACAGATGGTCGATCGCCGTGACGGCGGGCTTCCGATGCAGTTTCAAACGTTGGACCAACAGCGCCGCGCGAGCGCTCAATGA
- a CDS encoding Gfo/Idh/MocA family protein, translating to MTRPTIPSPAKAPRRRFLKTAVAGAGAAIAAPTIIPGSALGLDGAVPPSERVVMGGIGIGRRGGYDLSCFLPQKDVQFIAVCDIKQKRRDEVKKIVDDHYGNQNCGTHRDFRELLDRSDIDAVLIATGPNWHATAAMMAAKAGKDMYCEKPVTKNIAQSLILAETMRRTARVFQAGTQRRNLPHFAFACELARTGKLGKLTKVYAHPMGMRALMSEWLGPEPEPDPEIVDWDMYLGPAAWRPFNPKLLDGFNFEKGGGFVGAFSGGGVLEWGSHCVDLCQWAVGDCPPPVQYDPPKDGELVARYENGTELIFREKGWIPLGSCPVRFEGESGWVEAGDSGKMVLSSPELLAGRDVAEIGGYPATFHVRDFLDCVKTRRQPKGNADAACNAHIACHAANIALYLDRQVNYDNQTHLFVNDDQANRMRSEALREPWRL from the coding sequence ATGACGCGTCCAACAATTCCTTCCCCCGCAAAGGCGCCACGCCGGCGTTTCTTGAAAACCGCTGTCGCCGGCGCCGGTGCTGCCATCGCGGCGCCGACCATCATTCCCGGTTCAGCCCTCGGGTTGGACGGTGCCGTTCCGCCCAGTGAACGCGTAGTCATGGGCGGCATTGGGATCGGACGTCGCGGCGGTTACGACCTGAGTTGTTTCCTGCCGCAGAAAGACGTTCAGTTCATTGCGGTCTGTGACATCAAGCAAAAACGCCGCGACGAAGTGAAAAAGATCGTCGACGATCACTACGGCAACCAGAACTGCGGCACCCACCGCGACTTTCGTGAATTGCTCGATCGCAGTGATATCGATGCGGTGCTGATCGCGACCGGTCCCAACTGGCACGCGACCGCAGCGATGATGGCTGCCAAAGCCGGCAAGGACATGTACTGCGAAAAACCTGTCACCAAGAACATCGCGCAAAGTTTGATCCTGGCCGAAACGATGCGACGCACCGCCCGTGTGTTCCAAGCAGGGACGCAACGCCGAAACCTGCCCCACTTCGCGTTCGCCTGCGAATTGGCTCGGACCGGAAAACTCGGCAAGCTGACTAAGGTCTATGCTCATCCGATGGGCATGCGAGCGTTGATGAGCGAGTGGTTGGGGCCGGAACCCGAACCCGATCCGGAGATCGTCGACTGGGACATGTACTTGGGACCGGCCGCATGGCGTCCCTTCAATCCCAAGCTGTTGGACGGTTTCAACTTCGAAAAAGGTGGCGGGTTTGTCGGTGCATTCTCCGGCGGTGGCGTGCTGGAATGGGGATCGCACTGCGTGGACCTTTGCCAATGGGCCGTGGGGGATTGCCCGCCGCCGGTTCAATACGACCCGCCCAAAGACGGCGAGCTGGTCGCACGCTATGAAAACGGTACCGAATTGATCTTCCGCGAAAAAGGTTGGATTCCCCTCGGCTCGTGCCCGGTTCGGTTCGAAGGCGAATCGGGTTGGGTGGAAGCCGGCGACAGCGGCAAGATGGTGCTCAGCTCGCCAGAATTGTTGGCCGGACGCGACGTTGCTGAAATCGGTGGCTACCCGGCGACCTTCCATGTTCGCGATTTTTTGGATTGTGTCAAAACGAGGCGGCAACCGAAGGGAAATGCCGATGCGGCCTGCAACGCCCACATCGCCTGCCACGCGGCAAATATCGCGTTGTACCTGGACCGCCAAGTCAACTACGACAACCAGACGCACCTGTTTGTCAATGATGATCAAGCCAACCGGATGCGCTCGGAAGCTCTACGAGAGCCGTGGCGTCTGTGA
- a CDS encoding HEAT repeat domain-containing protein — protein sequence MTLPPVRSVAAESESDLIAVLRSDAPEAEKAVVCKKLAIEGSPAAVGELAKLLSNPRLSSWARIALEVIPGQEADEALRQATQSLDGRLLVGVINSIGVRRDAAAVGALAARLQDSDSEVASAAAVALGRIGNDAATKSLQQSLVSTSGTTRNAVAEGYLLCAERLQAEDKSGAATEIFDEIRSADLPLQRIVEATRGAILSRDQDGIPLLLETFRSNDKKLFQLALSTAREFPGGEVDLALADELTRAAPSRAALIVQAMADRPQTVVLEAVVQAARSGDKHIRLSAIDALKRVGDVSSLPVLLDIASGQDAELSQTAKDTLAEIPSDGVNARLVALLPEAEGNRYPLLIELVGRRRIDAVPDLVNALQHSDPAVRSAALIALGETVSLEKLDLLITQVLAPSRPEDVATAQQALKSASVRMPDRDACAAKLAVAMQQAPATTKTWLLETLSEVGGTTALQTLAMSAKSDDAELQDAGSRLLGKWNNLDAAPVLIDLAKTAPEEKYQVRALRGYIGLARKFNMPERDRVEMCQRALDQASRIDEQKLVLDVLKLHPSVAALKLAIQAKRIPALKEEATDATAEIAQTLRKKGVDISRILSGEGA from the coding sequence ATGACGCTCCCCCCTGTACGCAGCGTCGCCGCCGAATCGGAATCCGACCTGATCGCGGTCCTTCGTTCGGACGCACCGGAGGCTGAGAAAGCCGTGGTGTGCAAAAAGCTTGCGATCGAAGGATCCCCTGCGGCCGTCGGCGAATTGGCCAAGCTGCTTTCAAATCCACGCTTGTCCTCTTGGGCCAGGATCGCTCTGGAAGTGATTCCGGGCCAAGAAGCGGACGAAGCGCTGCGACAGGCCACGCAATCACTCGATGGCCGGTTGCTTGTCGGCGTGATCAACTCGATCGGTGTTCGCCGCGATGCCGCCGCCGTCGGGGCGCTGGCCGCTCGATTACAGGACAGCGATTCCGAAGTCGCCTCGGCCGCCGCAGTCGCGCTGGGACGCATCGGAAACGATGCCGCAACGAAATCGCTTCAACAATCGTTGGTCTCGACCTCCGGCACGACACGGAACGCGGTGGCCGAAGGCTACCTGTTGTGCGCCGAACGATTGCAAGCAGAGGATAAGTCGGGGGCGGCGACCGAGATTTTCGATGAAATTCGCAGCGCCGATCTGCCCCTGCAACGAATCGTCGAAGCCACACGCGGGGCGATTCTGTCGCGTGATCAAGATGGCATCCCGTTGCTGTTGGAAACGTTTCGCTCCAACGACAAGAAACTGTTTCAATTGGCGTTGTCGACCGCGCGGGAATTCCCCGGCGGCGAAGTCGACTTGGCCTTGGCCGACGAACTCACCCGCGCCGCGCCGTCTCGGGCCGCCTTGATCGTCCAGGCGATGGCCGATCGACCGCAAACCGTTGTTTTGGAGGCAGTGGTACAGGCCGCTCGATCCGGTGACAAACACATTCGATTGTCCGCGATCGACGCACTGAAGCGTGTCGGTGATGTCTCTTCGTTACCAGTGCTGTTGGACATCGCGTCCGGACAAGATGCGGAACTATCGCAGACCGCGAAAGACACGCTTGCGGAGATTCCCAGTGACGGCGTTAACGCCCGGCTTGTCGCACTGTTGCCGGAAGCCGAAGGCAACCGCTATCCCCTGTTGATCGAACTGGTCGGCCGCCGACGGATCGATGCCGTGCCGGATTTGGTCAACGCGCTCCAGCATTCCGATCCCGCCGTCCGTAGTGCGGCATTGATCGCACTCGGCGAAACCGTCTCGCTCGAAAAGCTGGACCTGCTGATCACTCAGGTCCTTGCCCCCAGTCGTCCCGAAGATGTTGCGACCGCTCAACAAGCTCTCAAATCCGCGAGTGTGCGGATGCCCGATCGCGACGCCTGCGCAGCCAAACTCGCTGTTGCAATGCAACAGGCGCCGGCAACGACCAAAACCTGGCTGCTGGAAACCCTTAGCGAGGTCGGTGGCACAACGGCCCTGCAAACGCTTGCGATGTCGGCGAAGAGCGACGACGCAGAGTTGCAGGACGCCGGAAGTCGCTTGTTGGGCAAATGGAATAATCTCGACGCCGCTCCGGTGCTGATCGATCTGGCCAAGACGGCGCCGGAGGAAAAGTACCAGGTTCGCGCACTGCGAGGTTACATCGGTTTGGCGCGTAAGTTCAACATGCCGGAACGAGATCGGGTGGAAATGTGCCAACGGGCACTCGATCAAGCAAGTCGCATTGATGAGCAAAAGTTGGTCCTGGATGTCTTGAAACTGCACCCCAGCGTCGCAGCGTTGAAGTTGGCGATCCAGGCAAAGCGGATTCCGGCTTTGAAGGAGGAAGCAACAGACGCGACAGCGGAAATCGCACAAACGCTGCGTAAGAAAGGCGTCGACATCAGCCGAATCCTGTCCGGCGAAGGAGCCTGA